AGCCGCTGGCCTAGCGGTGCTGCAGAGTGGCGGCCCGTGAGGCCGCAGGGCGGCAGGGCGAAGGGACTGGGTGGCCAACTCTCCCCGGATCCTTATTCTCCCCGGGCTTGGCcaagacaccccacccccacacaggaCCCCACCCTGGGGCTGTGAGGATCCTGCCGGGCTACCAATGTCCACCTTACACGTTTCGCCGCCGCAGTGACCCCGACTCCCTGTCGTCGCTCGGGCCCTGGGGATGCGGCCTCCCAGCCTGAGGGCCCCAATCTGTCCCCGGCCCCCGTCTGCCTGATAAGTACTTCTCCCGCCCCCAATCTTTGGTCAACTTCCTGTGCTGGCCCCAAAGGAATGTGTGAAGCCGAGTCAGCCTGGAGCAGCTGTTGACAAAGCTTCTTGAAAACCAAGAAGCACCTTCCCAAGGGCTCAGAATGACTTAGGCGAAAAACTCCTtggttctccccccccccgccccatatTAGTGCCAGAGGTTTGGGGTGGGAAGTCCTACAGTTCACAGCCTACcccttcaagaaaaaaaataaataaaagaactaaaGCCATGTGCCAGGCTTGTGCTTGGAGAGTATCCTCTGGGGAGGGGAAGTGCCTGACACCTGAGGATCCAAGAATGATTCCTAACATAGAGCCCCAGGGCACTTTCTCTGGGGACTCTGAAGACCGCGTATCTGCTCCATTAGAGCTGTGCAAAGCGGGAGCACAGACGGGCCTCAAGGCTCCAGGGACCTGTCTCATCCCAGCTGATCTTTTCGCGTTCCAGTGCAGCTGGGGAGTTTACCTCTTGACCCTAGAAGCCCTCAAAGTGCAATGTGGGGTGCTGGATGTAACTCATGATTGATAGGCATCGCTTTAAGAAAGCATAAGGTGGTCCCAGGCAACCGTGTCAGTGCTATCCTGAGACCTGCCACCCTTTAAGCTGTGGTTAGGAAGGTGCAGACCTTTAATGGTTGCTTGACTATCTTCCTAGTTGGAACCTTTGCCTCTGATTGTTTTCAAACCTTGGACTCCTTGATGAGGCACCTGGTCTCCTGCTTGCCCTACAggtgttttgtttgggttttttgttttttgtttttttcaagacagtttctctatgtagccttgcctgtcctggactcactttgtagatgagacgggcctcgaactcacattgatccacctgtctctgcttcctccttgagtgctgggattacagatgtgcgccactgcCCCCAGCCTTAAGAGATGTTTCCAGCTGTTATTCAatagcttttctgttttgttttttgagacaaagcttctctgtgtagccctggctgtccggactcttggagaccaggctggcctcaaactcgcagagatctgcctgcctctatctccctgagtgctgggattacaggtgtgggccatcacacctggcttcaacCCCTTTTTTGGAGAGTCTACCTCATACTGGGGTTGAACTGTATCTGGTAAGCGGGGAGATAAACCACCTCCTGGCTGGAACACTGGCAGCTGGAAAAACAGAGGTGGGGTGGACAGACATCAAGTGTTAATTTGGGTCTTTGGGCCTATGCTGAAAGGCCTtagtctgttttttcttttcttttttttaggatTTACTTATTGGGTTTACAGTGtactccctgcatgtacacctgcatgccagaagagggcaccagatctcattacagatggttgtgagccacgatgtggttgctgggaattgaactcaggacctttagaagagcagtcctgggctcttaacctctgagccacctctccagcccccgttttttctttttcttttctttttggtttttcttcctttctttttttaaatagagacagggtttctctgtgtagccttggctgtcctgaacttgctttgtagaccaagctggcctcaaactcacagagatccacctgcttctgcctcccgagtgctgagattgtaggcgtACGCCGCCATGCAcagctatttttggtttttcgagacagagtttctctgtgtagccgtggctgtcttggaactcactctgtagaccaggctggccttcaactcacctacccctgcctcccaagtgctgagattagaagcgtgcgccaccatgcccggccctgaGCCTGTTTTTTCAGTTAGATCCCACCACCACCCATGTCCCTCACTCATGCCTCACAGCCCATACATACACTGTTACCTGTTTGGCTCCATCTATACGTGTTcttcttctctttggttttttgagacagggtttctctgtgtagtcttggctgttttgTACTcgccttgtaggccaggctggcctcgaactcgcagcgattcacctgcctctgcctcccaaatgctgggattaaaggcgtgcgccaccatcacccggcttgtttcttttctttttgtcagtcAGATAGGTAGATGTTACTGCCCCCAGGAAACCTTCCCTAACCTATTAGTAAGCTGACTTGGATAATACCACATACTCCCAGGAATCTTACTGGTGGCATGGCTTAACTTCAGGACTGGGCTCTTTTAGGATAGAGATAATTGCCTATGTGGGACTAAGTCTAGATATTTGAtatcaggaaagaaaaaacaaaacaggcatggtAGTACAAGCATGTAATGCTAGCTGCTTGGAAGACTTAAGTGGAAGGTCACTTGTATCCaccagttcaagaccagcctgacaACATAGCAAGCTCCATTTCAAAGAATTGAAAAGAATGCAGAATTTTGCTGGGCTTTGACAtacacttataatcctagcagttgggagccTGCACTATGAGGATTTTGAATGTGAGACCAGTTTAAACTATATAgcaagctccagaacagccagagctatatagtgagctgTGTCCCAAACAACCTTTGGGGCGACGGAGGGCTAACAGGGgtcagggttcaaggccagcctcagctgtaTAAGAGTTGGAGATCATCCTTGCCTATGTGGgacttgttttaaaacaaacaaacaaacaaaaaatgtaaatgcCACTGAAGTAAAAACAAGCCTGATTTAAGTCTCCCCATAAGCCTGGCAGTAGGGTAGGTAGATGGTGCTGAGGTGCTTCTGAGCGTGTACCCCAAAGAAACACAGCTACATGGTAGCGATCAGGAGAGCCTGGAGAGTGATTTATTCTGGCCAGACCCTTCTGTCACAGAGAGTGGGAGCCTCGCTCGAGCTGCCATCCTGTTGCCGCTCTGTGGCTTGGCACCATTCTCATCGCCTCTTCTCTTCTTGCTTTGGAGGTGCCCAGCGCTGGTTTGCGGATCTCCAGGCAGCTCTGCAGGGCCTAATGCCATGAGCGTGCTCGTGCAGCATGTGGAGGAGAAAGCTGTGCACTCGTGGTCACGCATCTCCACGGCAGGGAAGAAGGCCCTGGAAGAGGCCCTCCTCGTGTTTAATCCCATGAGCCAGGATCTCAGTGCCACAGAGGCCCAGCTTGTGGCCTTCCTCCAGGGCCTGCGAGATGATGGCTTCCAGCCGACCATTCTGCGAAGTGGTGACGTCTATGGCTATAGTTCATGCACAGCCAACCCCCCCAGCCAGACAAAGCTACAAGCTCGCACCACCATCCCGTCTGCCACATCACTTCCAGCCAGGGCTCCTAACGCTGCTGTGTCGCTGCCTGCAAGCCAGGCGACAATGCTCCCTGTGCCACTGTCTGGCAGGCTGGCTAAGGGGTCTACACCAGCCCTTGCCAAGCATGCTGCCACTAACCTGCTGCTGAGCTCCTTGAAGCAGTCAAATGCCAGGGACACCAGCGGCACAACAGTAGGCTTCCCTGCCCACCTGTATCCAGGCGTGTACCCTGCCATGCGGCTCTCTGTGGTCCTTGAAGCACTAGTCCCCCTCAAGCCTCCTTGCTTGGGTGCTAAGCACAGGGCACAGCCACTGCAGCTGTCACTTGCAAACTCTCCTCTGAAACTGAGGAAAGGTTCAGGGAACCCACAGTCTAAAGCACCCAGAAAAAACATAAGCAAGGGCCTCAAATGCCTGACTagcaaaggccctggggctggTCCCCGACGAGGTGCTGGGACCCAGGACAGTGGCCCACAAGTGAAAGGGTGCTCTGCCTTGAGCACCAAAACAGTCAAGGCCAAGACATCTCGAACACTGACCAAAGCTGCTCGTGCCTGTGCCAGTGTAGCTCAAACCCAGCCCAAGGCAGTAAGGATCAGGGCCAAGGCAACACAGGccaagcccagggcagccagagccaaAGCCAAGGCCACTGTAGTGAGGGACAAGGCTAAAGCCAAGGCAGGCCAGGCCAAGGCCAAAGCAGCTCAAGCCACGCACAAGAGAAGGCCAAAGGGATCCGTTCCATCCAGAACTGGAAGGGCAAGCCTGAAAAACTGCTCTGAGACTGTGGGGcggaagaggaagaaagcctcGGAGGCCAAGGGTCTTCCTCCTAAGAAGAGGGCACGCCTCGTGCCCAGACCTCCTAAGGCATGGCTGGGGCCTGCGACAACAAAGCCTCGCAAGTCCCACACCGTAAAGGTAGACAGGAAGTTCTCAGATGACGAGGTCCGACAGTGGGCCCAACAGATCCTCCGTGTGAATCTCTCTCCAGTAGTATGGCTCCAGCCATTGCTACTATCTTGATGCTGTACTCAACACCTGAGTCCTTGCCGCAAGCGGTGCTTGGGAAAACAGTTGAGCTGTTTGTGTGGCCAGCAGCACAGTGTGCCATGCTCGTGAACTCTGCAGCTTCCTGGACTCTGGGTACCTCCCGGGCCCTCAAGGTCACCAACCTCCTTTCAGAAACTGAGTATTTGGGATGGGGTGGGTCGTGGGAGGGTTTTCTCGTGGCTCAGTGCACTGTGATTTGTTCTTCAAATTGTGTGTCTGCTGTTCCATCTATCAAGTTTTATACCTTTCCACCTTCCGGTCTCCCTGCTCACCCTCCGTGCTCtgattgagtgagtgagtgagtgattgGTTTTGGTATGTGGGATGATGGCAGGAGCCTAACAGAAGTAGCCCGAAGAGCAGGCTTGAAGAGCCTGGGAGCTTGCAGTGCGTCATCCATTTAAATGATAGGGTGACATTATGGGAGGGCGATGCTCCCAGGCTTCTGGAGAGAGGTGGGAAAATCCAAGTGCTGGTTTCCTTGGATGTAAGAGAGAGATCCTGAGGGGAGGGTCAGAGTCACTATGAGGTAAGACAGCCATGAGTGTCCCAGTTTTTAACCTGATGGGTCCCATTCAAAATTGTTTGCAGCTCAGTGGGAAATCCTGCACCAAACAGGTTTTTAGGCCAGGATAAGAAGCCTTTGTGGTACCACTCTGCGGTTGGGTGGCAGCTTTAAAGCTTTGTCTATGCTTGtctgggggtcgggggagggaaCATGCTTAAAAGGCTTGAAGTACCGCTTCCCTGCTGAAAGTGGCCAGCCT
This genomic stretch from Acomys russatus chromosome 32, mAcoRus1.1, whole genome shotgun sequence harbors:
- the Ccdc71 gene encoding coiled-coil domain-containing protein 71; the protein is MSVLVQHVEEKAVHSWSRISTAGKKALEEALLVFNPMSQDLSATEAQLVAFLQGLRDDGFQPTILRSGDVYGYSSCTANPPSQTKLQARTTIPSATSLPARAPNAAVSLPASQATMLPVPLSGRLAKGSTPALAKHAATNLLLSSLKQSNARDTSGTTVGFPAHLYPGVYPAMRLSVVLEALVPLKPPCLGAKHRAQPLQLSLANSPLKLRKGSGNPQSKAPRKNISKGLKCLTSKGPGAGPRRGAGTQDSGPQVKGCSALSTKTVKAKTSRTLTKAARACASVAQTQPKAVRIRAKATQAKPRAARAKAKATVVRDKAKAKAGQAKAKAAQATHKRRPKGSVPSRTGRASLKNCSETVGRKRKKASEAKGLPPKKRARLVPRPPKAWLGPATTKPRKSHTVKVDRKFSDDEVRQWAQQILRVNLSPVVWLQPLLLS